The Triticum aestivum cultivar Chinese Spring chromosome 3A, IWGSC CS RefSeq v2.1, whole genome shotgun sequence genome includes a region encoding these proteins:
- the LOC123059247 gene encoding CASP-like protein 5B3: MKRVVGSPGTWSGMALRLSQCVFAAASVFSMVSGFGYSNYSAFFYMNLALILQIMWSLGLACKDIFALRNKKDLHTPDNLLIIVMVDWVVAVFMFSGACASASLTIFFMWDVHFCETYSKLACRQFALSVVLAFITWLLQAASSFSGFWLLVSFF, from the exons ATGAAGCGCGTAGTGGGGAGCCCGGGGACATGGAGCGGCATGGCGCTGCGGCTGTCGCAGTGCGTCTTTGCCGCCGCCTCCGTCTTCTCCATGGTCTCCGGTTTCGGCTACTCCAACTACAGCGCCTTCTT CTACATGAATCTAGCGTTGATCCTGCAGATTATGTGGAGTTTGGGCCTTGCTTGTAAGGATATCTTTGCTCTAAGGAATAAAAAGGATCTTCACACCCCGGATAATCTATTGATCATTGTTATGGTTGACTGG GTCGTGGCGGTTTTCATGTTCTCAGGAGCCTGTGCCTCCGCGAGCCTGACAATTTTCTTCATGTGGGATGTGCACTTCTGCGAGACATACTCGAAGCTGGCCTGCCGGCAGTTCGCGCTTTCAGTCGTCCTGGCGTTCATCACGTGGTTGCTGCAAGCTGCATCTTCTTTCTCTGGCTTCTGGCTACTGGTTTCGTTCTTCTAG